The Leisingera caerulea DSM 24564 genome contains a region encoding:
- a CDS encoding NADP-dependent malic enzyme, whose product MSDSQNLRQAALNYHEFPRPGKLEIRATKPMANGRDLARAYSPGVAEACTEIKADAANAARYTSRGNLVAVVSNGSAVLGLGNIGALASKPVMEGKAVLFKNFAGIDCFDIEVNESDPEKLADIVCSLEPTFGAINLEDIKAPDCFIVEKICRERMGIPVFHDDQHGTAIVVGAAAKNALHVAGKSFEEIKIVSTGGGAAGIACLNMLVKLGVKRENIWLCDIHGLVYEGREEDMNPQKAAFAQASDLRTLDEVMDGADLFLGLSGPNVMKPEMVEKMAKRPIIFALANPTPEIMPDQARKVAPDAIIATGRSDFPNQVNNVLCFPFIFRGALDAGATEINDAMQIACVDGIAELARATTSAEAAAAYKGEQLNFGADYLIPKPFDPRLVAVVSSAVAKAAMESGVATRAIEDIEAYKQRLNQTVFKSALLMRPVFEAARAAARRIVFAEGEDERVLRAAQAILEETTETPILIGRPEVIERRCEKLGLDVRPGRDFQLVNPENDPRYYDYWNSYHKVMQRRGVTPDLAKAIMRTNTTAIGAIMVHRGEADSLLCGTFGEYRWHMNYVQQVLGGNSYSPHGALSMMILEDGPLFIADTHVRIEPTPEQIAETVIGAARHVRRFGIEPKIALCSQSQFGNIACDTGSRLRDALEILDDKRRDFSYEGEMNIDTALDPDLRARIFPNSRLEGAANVLIFAHADAASGVRNILKMRAGGLEVGPILMGMGNRAHIVSPSITARGLLNMAAIAGTPVAHYG is encoded by the coding sequence ATGTCCGACTCACAGAACCTGCGCCAAGCCGCACTCAACTATCACGAGTTTCCGCGCCCCGGTAAGCTGGAGATCCGGGCGACCAAGCCGATGGCCAACGGGCGCGATCTGGCGCGCGCCTACTCCCCCGGCGTCGCTGAAGCCTGCACCGAGATCAAGGCGGATGCGGCCAATGCCGCCCGCTACACCTCGCGCGGGAACCTAGTGGCGGTGGTGTCGAACGGCTCAGCCGTTCTGGGGCTGGGCAACATCGGTGCACTGGCCTCCAAGCCTGTGATGGAAGGCAAGGCGGTTTTGTTCAAGAACTTCGCGGGCATCGACTGCTTTGACATCGAGGTCAACGAAAGCGATCCCGAGAAACTGGCGGATATCGTCTGTTCGCTGGAGCCGACCTTTGGCGCGATCAACCTTGAAGACATCAAGGCGCCGGACTGCTTCATCGTTGAGAAGATCTGCCGCGAGCGCATGGGCATTCCGGTCTTCCACGACGACCAGCATGGCACCGCGATTGTCGTGGGCGCGGCAGCCAAGAACGCGCTGCATGTGGCAGGCAAAAGCTTTGAGGAGATCAAGATCGTCTCCACCGGCGGCGGCGCCGCGGGGATTGCCTGCCTCAACATGCTGGTGAAGCTGGGCGTGAAGCGGGAAAACATCTGGCTGTGCGACATTCACGGGCTGGTTTACGAGGGCCGCGAAGAGGACATGAACCCGCAGAAAGCGGCCTTTGCCCAGGCATCTGACCTGCGCACGCTGGATGAGGTGATGGATGGCGCGGATCTGTTCCTCGGCCTGTCCGGCCCCAACGTGATGAAGCCGGAGATGGTGGAGAAGATGGCGAAGCGTCCGATCATCTTTGCCTTGGCCAACCCGACGCCGGAGATCATGCCGGACCAGGCGCGCAAGGTGGCGCCCGATGCGATCATCGCCACGGGCCGCAGCGATTTCCCCAATCAGGTCAACAACGTGCTGTGCTTCCCCTTCATCTTCCGCGGGGCGCTGGATGCGGGGGCGACAGAAATCAACGATGCGATGCAGATTGCCTGTGTCGACGGTATTGCAGAGCTGGCCCGCGCCACCACCAGCGCCGAGGCCGCGGCGGCTTACAAGGGGGAGCAGCTGAACTTCGGCGCCGACTATCTGATCCCCAAACCGTTCGACCCGCGTCTGGTGGCGGTTGTGTCCTCTGCTGTGGCCAAAGCGGCGATGGAAAGCGGCGTGGCGACCCGCGCGATCGAGGATATCGAGGCCTATAAGCAGAGGCTGAACCAGACCGTGTTCAAGTCCGCCCTGCTGATGCGCCCGGTGTTCGAGGCCGCCCGCGCCGCCGCCCGGCGGATCGTGTTTGCCGAGGGCGAGGACGAGCGGGTGCTGCGTGCCGCGCAGGCGATCCTGGAGGAAACCACCGAGACCCCGATCCTGATCGGCCGTCCGGAAGTGATCGAACGCCGCTGCGAGAAGCTGGGTCTGGACGTGCGCCCGGGCCGCGATTTCCAGCTGGTGAACCCGGAAAACGACCCGCGCTATTACGATTACTGGAACAGCTATCACAAGGTGATGCAGCGCCGCGGGGTGACGCCGGATCTGGCCAAGGCGATCATGCGCACCAATACCACCGCCATCGGCGCCATCATGGTCCACCGCGGCGAGGCCGACAGCCTGCTGTGCGGCACCTTCGGCGAGTACCGCTGGCATATGAATTACGTGCAGCAGGTTCTGGGCGGCAACAGCTATTCCCCGCACGGGGCGCTGTCGATGATGATCCTGGAGGACGGCCCCCTGTTCATCGCCGACACCCACGTGCGGATCGAGCCGACGCCGGAGCAGATCGCCGAAACCGTGATCGGCGCGGCCCGCCATGTGCGCCGCTTCGGGATCGAGCCGAAAATCGCGCTGTGCTCTCAGTCGCAATTCGGCAATATCGCCTGCGACACCGGCAGCCGGCTGCGCGACGCGCTGGAGATCCTCGACGACAAGCGCCGGGACTTCTCCTATGAAGGCGAGATGAACATCGACACCGCGCTGGACCCGGATCTGCGCGCGCGGATCTTCCCCAATTCCCGGCTGGAAGGCGCCGCCAATGTGTTGATCTTTGCCCATGCCGACGCAGCCTCGGGCGTGCGCAACATCCTGAAAATGCGGGCCGGCGGGCTGGAAGTGGGGCCGATCCTGATGGGCATGGGCAACCGGGCCCATATTGTGTCGCCCTCGATCACCGCGCGGGGCCTTTTGAATATGGCCGCCATTGCCGGCACCCCGGTGGCGCACTACGGTTAA
- a CDS encoding GFA family protein, with translation MRGHCHCGAVHWESQAEAAWSCYCHCADCRRICAAPVTAFFALPHEAVNWSGAEPKVYNSSQGVERLFCGTCGTQMAYRTARDGVNLHLYTATLESPGTTPPRFHVFHSEHVSWLHLQDSLPRYAKLSGEE, from the coding sequence ATGAGAGGGCATTGCCACTGCGGCGCCGTGCATTGGGAGAGCCAGGCCGAGGCGGCCTGGAGCTGTTATTGCCACTGCGCCGACTGCCGCCGCATCTGCGCGGCACCCGTCACCGCTTTTTTTGCCTTGCCGCACGAGGCGGTGAATTGGTCCGGCGCCGAGCCGAAGGTCTACAACTCGTCCCAAGGCGTCGAGCGGCTGTTCTGCGGCACCTGCGGCACCCAGATGGCCTACCGCACCGCCAGGGATGGCGTGAACCTGCATCTGTACACCGCAACGCTGGAAAGCCCCGGCACGACGCCACCGCGCTTTCACGTGTTCCACTCCGAACATGTCAGCTGGCTGCACCTTCAAGACAGCCTGCCCCGCTATGCCAAGCTGTCCGGCGAGGAGTGA